Within the Methanomicrobium sp. W14 genome, the region TGAAGCCGTAAAAGACGAAATTAAAACTGCTCTGGAAAGAATCGGGTTTGTTGACGGAATAATTTCATGAGACGATTAATATGACGGATAGCATAACCTGCGAAACGGGAATCACTCCAACTGTTATGACTTTTTTTTCGGACTGTACAGTATACGACCTTATTGACGCTGTTGCAGGAGTAAAAGTCCTCTCAGTACTTGAATGGATGATGAAAAAACGCATCTCTCCCGGGAAATGTCTTATTATGGGTTCATATCTTACGGGTGCAAAGCTTGCAGACTGCCTGTCTGAAAAGTCCCGTGTGACGGTTGTCGATATCAACCCCCAGACGCATTTTCTTCTCGGTGACCGGGTTAGGGTTGCAGGCTGCATTGAAGAGGTTTCGGATGAGAGATGGGACATGATTGTTGATACGACGGGTTTCGGAGGAACGGACCCAAAAAGTCTTCTGAAGTTACGGACTCCGGATGTTTTTATTGTTGAAAACCCGTGTTCTGATGGCAGCGGAGATGCTTTGAAAAAAATCAATCACAGCAGAAAACTGCTTGAAACAATGAACGCACCAGCGGGTGGACTTTTGCATTCCGGTGGTCTGAATTCAAAAACTTCAGGTACAATGACCATTGCAATCGAAATTCTGCGCAGGTCTATGGAGGATGCACTCTCAATGGACGGGGTATTATATGCTGCGGCATCGATGGAATTTTACGAACGGATTCTTTTCAAAGAAAAGAACCCGGAAAAATTTGTGAAAAGCCTGAAGAAAAATGCCTTTACTGTTTCATCCGTAAACTCTGTGGACTGCAACGATATTATCACAAATAACCTTGGAAGACTAAAATCAGAGGTCATTGATTTTGGGGGTGGGAAAAATAAAGGCGTCTTATCTTTTTAAAAGAATTGAAGAGAAAATACCTCCAAATCTGGCTTTGGACAACGATAAAATCGGTCTTACAGACAGGACGGGTGATTGCGATTTTGAAGTGGAAAAAGTTTTGGTCCTTATGGACTACCTATCTCCCGGGGCCGGGGACTTTACAGACTACGACAGTTATGACCTTCTAATCCTTCATCATCCCCCGGCGGAAAAACCTCCTCTTCCTGCATACGTTATTCATTCCAACTGGGATATCGTCAGAGGCGGAGCCTGCGACGCACTTGCCGACTGCCTTAATGTCATTTCCGAGGAAGTTCTTGATGAGAATACCGGGCTTGGGAGAATCGGGACTTTAAAATGCGGGCCGGTTCCACTCTCTGAATTCTGCAGAGATGTAATGGAAAAACTTGGTATAAACTTTATCAGAACGGTAAACTACCGGGGTGACGTGATGATTGAAAGAATCAGCCTGGTGTCCGGTTTTGGTCTCAAAAATCCGGGTCTCATAGAAAAAGCACAGCAAAAAGGAGCAGACCTTTTCCTTTCAGGTGATCTGGTTCATTCATGCGCAGTTGCCGCAAAAAATTCCGGCTTTGTTCTTTTGGACGCATCACATTATGCAACCGAACTTCCCGGCCTGTACAAACTTGGCAGAGTGATAGAAGGACTCGGCGTAAAAGCCAATGTAATCGATACAAAAATTCCGTGGACAGTCATCCACTGATATAACCGGAATATATCTTTTTTAATATTTTAGGATCTAAATTTTTTATCTTTTCGGCGCCTTTTTGTATTTTCCAAAGTCTTTTTTTGCAGATATATGATTTCAATATCTGATCCTCCAACACGGATCTTTAATATTTATTCATAAAGAAAATTATTTTAGTAATAATAACCAAAAACCAGACAAAGCGGATTGATGTTCTGCCTGACAATCCGTTTGGAACCGGATTATGTAGTGATATAATGTCCATCGAAGATTTGGAAAAAAAGAAAGTCCCTTTTGGAGAAGTTACCCTTGTGGGTGCAGGAAGGCTTGGACTGCGCACAGCCATCAACCTTTACGGTGTCCATGGCGGCGGCCCTGAAAGGCTTACTCTTATTGACGGTCAGAAAATTTCTTCCGACGATCAGCCGTTTAAACTGCTCGGAGCAAAGAATGGTGATTTCAAGGTCCGTTTCATTGAAAGGATTCTCGGTGACACCGGCACGAAAAAAGTAACCGGAATCCCTGAAAATGCCTGTGAAAACAACCTTGATTTTATTAAAGGCGATGTTGTATGCATTGAAGTTGCAGGAGGGGACACTCTCCCCTTAACGGCTGAAATAATCAGGCATGTCAAAAGCTACGGCGGCTCAACAATAAGCACGATGGGTGTAGGTGGAGTTGGTGACGAGGAGGTGAAGGTCATTGACATAAGCGAAGGCAGTCCCGACAATCCGATAATTACCGGTCTTCAGAGTTATGGAATTACAAAGAACCACGTGATGGTAGGCACCGGAAAACTGATACGTGACTGGGAGCCGGTGACTCCATGGGTCCTTGACAGGGTGGCGTGCAGGATAAGTTCTGAAATACTGAAAATTCTAAACCGCAGAAAGTGAAAAAATGATAAAAATAGCTACCGCCGAGTGTTTCACCCACGGCAGAATAGGTATGGAAATCCACGCTTTTTCACGCGGGTACTTTAATGATTACGTTATTGACCTTGACCCTGAGGTGTACAGGTTGTCGCTTGTGGCGTCCCTGTTCATTCCGACGCTTACAGGTGTCAGGAGTATTCTTGGTTTTGAACCCCTTAAACCTGAGGAAACGATAGACGACATAAAGGTGTATGATCAGGAGAAGGATAATTTAATGGCGGTAAAAATGGCCGAAGCCGTCAGGTCAAAGACCGGTGCGGATATAGGCATAGGCACTACGGCCGGCATCGGAAAAGGTGCGATCGCCGTTTTGACCAATGACTTAAAGGTTGTAGCCTCTTCAGGTATGTATGCGGATTTGAGGTCTTCTGATGTGCACCAGATTATGAAAAGGGAGGATTATGGTGTGAAAAAGGCTCTCCTTCTCCTTGAAAACGTTTTGAAAGGAGAAATAAAAGCTGATAAAAGCGAAATCCTTTATTTCTGAAGTTTTGTCCGGCTTTTGATTTTGAGAGAGTCTTTAAAATTCAATTCCTTTTAATTTCTGTTTTTGCAGTAATCAGGTCCGTATCCGTATTTTAAAACTTTTGTATAATAGGCATCTTTTAGGCTGTAGGCTCTTTTTATTAAATCTAATAAAATTAGTATGAATTAATAAGTATTATTTTAGAATAATAACATACATTGCCTTTTGGCAGGATGACATATGGAAGATGTAATCAGAAGAGCTGTATCGGACCCAATGGCCGCATGGGAGCTTTCAAAAACAAAGAAAGACCCGGCAGAGATTGTCGAATGCGTATCGCGTCTTGACAGAAACGAAACGATGAAACTGGGGATGAATTTTAAGAGGTTTCCTATAGGTTGCGATTTAACGGAGGTCCTTGTAGGGACCTGCGCCTCGGACCTGGACAAAATCGATATAATGGGAAATTCTTTTCTTTCCGATTCCATTGGTGCGTCTGTTCACGTATGCGCCTATGCATTTGCAGATATCGCCGAAGCGAACGGGATGAAGGGAATAGATCTTTTTAAGGAAATAAGGGAGAACACCGAGGTCCCGCTGGATTTGGACCATTTCGGAAGCTACGGACCGATGAGGTTTCCTAAAGAAATTACTGGTTGTTCAGGGTGGTGCTATAACCAGGGCCCTCCGTTTGAAGGCTGCCCGCGGGACAGGATTCATGTAAGACTTGTCGATAAGGAAAAGGAGGACCTCTGCGACAGGGATGAATGGGTAAAAGTTTCATCGTCGGTTGCGGTTAATCTTACATGCGTCCAGGGAGCGGAGGGGCACGCTGCACCGCTTAAAGAAGCCGTGGACGTTGCAGGACTCGCGAAAAAGTATGGCAAACCCGTTGAAGCGATTATGTTCGCCGGGGACGGTTATGAAGATCTCATCAAAGGCTTTTCTTCGGCTCTTGATATTGGTGCGGACATATTTGTAATAGAGGGAGGCCCTTTTAACCGTGCAGAAAACCGTCTCGACGCCTTTTCAAGGGCGGTTGCTGTGGCAAGGATTCTTGCACCCGGAAAAATAGTGGTTACAAACGGTGCCTACGAGGATGAATGCCGTATTGGTCTTCGTTCCGGTCTGAACGGTATAATTACCGGATTTCCGAAGAACCATCACGGTTATATGTGCGGCTATTCACCCGGAACGGCGAAAAGGGGCAGGTTCGGACTTCCGAGAGTTATGCAGATTATACGTGAAGAGGTTAAGGAGGGCCTGACGCATGCACCTATAGGGAAAGGAGAACTGGAATCTCTTGCACGTGCTGTGAAAGCCGCGGGTCAGTCGAACGTTTACCCTGAAAAGATAGGATATACTTATGTCGGAGATGCTCACTGGGTGTCTCTTCCTTCAACGCCTTTATATGAAAGGGTTTCCGTCAAAAACACTGTTTCTGATATTGTCAAAATGGCTGATGAGGGTATTATAGGAGAAAGTGTGGCTCTTCTCGGGGGACGGTTTGTCTCCTGGGTTATTGCAAAGGAGCTTGACGGCAGGGTTGACCGGATAAGGATAAGCGATGCCGACTCATGGGTGGAGCAGGTGACTGTCGACAATCTCAGTTGCGGGCTGAAATCAGAAGTATGCCGCGCATACTCGGATGACAAAGCCGCATATGATCAAAGCGACAGTACGATAATCTGCTCTACGATACCTTTCCTTTCGGAAAAAATTTCATGCGGTCTGAAAAATTCCATAAAGCTGGTTTAAGCGGAACCTTATTTCCCTGAAAATAATCTTTTTCAGGAAGTTTGTCCCGCTGTTTATTTACGTATTATATTCAGGATATGCAGGAAATAATGGCAAATATACTTTTTTTGCAAAAATCATGAAAAAATCTGATTAGAATACGTTTTTTTAAGTTTTTTTCATTTGTTTTTCTATAGGATCAAATAATAAAGTTTATAATAAATAAAGCCAATTTTTTCATATTGTTTAAGTAAATTGTATAAAAAAATATTACTACTTACTTAAATAATAAAAAGAAATATCATAGAATGTAAAGAAATTAAATTTTTTACAGACTATGATAGATATAGGTGCATAAGATGAGTATTAAGAAAGTTGCGATTTTAGGTGCCGGCTGCTACAGGACGCACGCGGCAACAGGTATAACCAACTTTGCAAGAGCCTGTGAAGTTGCAGAAAAGGTCGGAAAGCCGGAGATAGCAATGGCGCACTCCACGGTGATTATGGGCGCCGAGCTTAAGTATCTGGCCGGAATAGACAACATAGTTATCTCTGATCCTTCATTTGGGGGGGAATTCACTGTAGTCAAAGACTTTGACTATAATGAAGTGATAAAGGCGCACAAGGACGATCCCGAAAAGATAATGCCGAAGATAAGGGAAAAGGTCAACGAACTTGCAAAAACCGTTCCGAAACCTCCGAAAGGTGCAATCCATTTCGTACACCCTGAAGAGCTCGGCCTGAAGGTAACGACGGACGACAGGGAGGCGGTAAAGGACGCTGACCTCATAATCACCTGGCTTCCGAAGGGGGACATGCAAAAAGGAATCATCGAGAAGTTTGCCGGGGATATCAAACAGGGGGCTATAATTACACATGCATGCACAATCCCGACGACTCTGTTCTACAAGATATTTGAAGACCTTGGTATTGCCGACAAGGTTGAAGTAACATCATATCATCCCGGTTCTGTTCCGGAGAACAAGGGTCAGGTGTATATTGCAGAAGGCTATGCCTCCAAAGAAGCTATTGACACGATGTACGAACTTGGAAAGAAGGCCCGCGGCAATGCGTTCAAGCTGCCTGCAGAACTTCTCGGGCCGGTCTGCGACATGTGTGCCGCACTTACGGCAATAACATATGCAGGTCTTCTGGCCTATCGTGACGCTGTCATGAACATTCTCGGGGCACCGGCAGGGTTCAGCCAGATGATGGCAAAGGAGTCGCTTGAGCAGGTCAACGCCTACATGAACAGGGTAGGGATAAAGCACCTTGAGGAAAACCTTGACCCGGGTGTATTCCTTGGTACTGCCGATTCGATGAACTTCGGGCCAATAGCAGAGATTCTGCCCACAGTCCTGAAATTCCTGGAGAAAAGATCAAAATAAATTAATTTTTCCGGAGGTATGCCATTTCACGTTAAAGGACCGTATTCTATCCATAATTAAATATAAACAGGGTAAAAAGCAGCTTTGGTTGCAACACACATGCCTGAAGTATATATTTTGCTGTTGTTTTCCCCGCATAGGACTTAAAAAGGCAAATATATAAAATATTTAATCTCTGTTCCGGACAAAAAATCCTTTAACATACGTATTGTGGTATTCTAAGAAATTCATTTTATTTTCAATCCTTCATTCTGCCGGTTTGCCGGTATCCTGACGGCTTTTCATGCCGTCTGTTTTATTTTCACGGTACCGGGAGCATGGGGTCATAGTAGATGTCATCAGATGAGTACACTGCATACAAAATGCCGGATGAATTTTTTGCGGCCTTTGTTGACTGAACCGGCTTTATGTATATCCCGTAGTTATTTGCTGATTCCGACTGAAAGTTAACTGAAAAAATAAAATAATCAAAATTTTCATTTGTAAGGTCTCTGGAATAACCTAAAGACAGAATTTTTTCCCCGGGATAACTGTCGTCGTCAATTAAACCGGAATAGTAGTCCAGACTCCTTTTTGTTTCATTTCTGATTTCATTGCCGTTGAATATCAGATTAACGCTGTATTTTTTATCTTTAATCCGCACAGGAAGGACTGTGCTGTTGTCCTCTTTAAGCCCGAAATCTTTGAACTCAACAAGGTCACAGGTTGTAACACCGTAAGGGATGTAGATTTCACCGTATTTTTCAGTGATGTAGCCGGGAATTGGAAGTGAGGTATTGTATCGTTCTTCTATCACGTTAGTGTACCCTGTGATATCGCATGCTATGCCCGGGTTGGCGCTGAAATTTCCGGTTATTTCATAGTTGCCGGGGTTCTGGGAGTCCGGTGCAAAAACCGGTATTTCACCGCAAAGAAAAATAAGTGCTGAAAAAATTATAATGATGACTGCAAGAGCTATACATGCTACGGTGAGAGCTTTTTCCTGCTCAGTCAATTCCTGTTCGTCTCCCGGAAAAATTCTGGGTTTGAAAATTTTTCCTGATAAAAATTGAGGATATAATATATTATTTATTCTCACTATGGAATTGAACTGTTGAAGAGGAAAATTCTTAAAATTCCCAAAATATTATAGGATTCTCTTTTTGGATCAATGAAAAACAGAAGTAACAAAGATGACGATTAACATGAAAAATAAGATAATTTTGATGGAATTTCAGTGAGAGTGGAAAAAATCTAAAGTTATCACAATAATATTAAGTGATCAGACTGTAATCCTCAGTAGTAAGAATCTTTCTAAAATAGTCAATTGTGATCTTTTATAGATAATAGCGGTGTTTAAATGGAAAATAAGAAAAAACTAACAATTTTTGTGTCATCTACTGTGTATGGTTTTGAGGAACTTTTAGATAAAACTTACACACTTTTGACTAAATATGGTTATGAGGTCTGGATGTCACATAAAGGAACAGTTCCAGTTTTTTCCGATCGCTCTGCTTTTGAGAATTGCATCAACGCAGTAGTAAATTGTGATCTGTTTCTAGGATTGATAACTCCATTTTATGGATCTGGAAGAAATGGTGAAGAAATTTCTATAACGCATCAGGAGTTAAAAAAGGCTATTGAGCTGAATAAACCACGCTGGTTATTAGTTCATGATCATGTAGTTTTCGCCAAATCGCTTCTTAAATATTTAGGATATGACACTAAATTAAGCAGAAAAAAACTTTCCTTAGGAAAAAACCGTATTTTTGATGATCTCCGTGTTATTGATATGTATGAGGAAGCACTAATTTCACAAAAGCCTCTTTCAAAGCGGAGTGGGAACTGGGTTCAAAAGTATTATTCTGATGATGATGTCATCATTTTTGCAAATGCACAATTTTTCCGCTACCAAGAGGTTGAAGCATTTGTAAAAGAAAATTTTGAAGACTATAATCATGTCTCTAAAGCAATACGTGACTCTGGAGGTAGATTATGAAATTCAATAAGCTTAATGAGTACCTAATGCTTGGGGAAGAGGGGCAAAATATTGAATTCAAAGAAAAATGTCAGAATATTTCACATGTCGGCAAGATCGTCTGTGGTTTTTTGAACACATCTGGAGGATATATCTTATGTGGAGTGGATGAAACCGGTAATATTAAAGGGATCAATATAACCAAATCAAGATTAAATAGTATTGAAAAAAATTTTCAACAAAATATCTCACCAAAAGTTCTTATTTCCGTTGAATTGACTGAAATTGAAGGAAAATATATTCTTGTCATAGAAGTTCCTGCAGGTAAGGATGTACCCTATGCATATGATGACATCGTTTACATCAGGGCAGATAATATTACAAAAAAAGCTGACATTTATACAGTTCAGGATATGATCCTCCGTAAACAAATTGAAACTGAAAGATGGGAACGACGTTTCTCAACGGCCAATATCAATGATGATTTAGATCAAACTGAAATATTTTCAACAGTGAAAGAATTATCCAGTCGCTTCAAATTTCGGGATAGAGATAACACAAGTATGATTCTTGAGGACTTATCTGTCTCTAAATATGGTCGTTTAACAAATGGTGGAGACGTCCTTTTTGGAAAGAACCCTGCAATTAGATATCCACAAGTTCGTGTTCGTGCTTCATGCTATACGTCTGATAAATCTGATGAAAATTATAAAGATTTAAAATCATTTGAGGGACCTCTGATTTCGACTCTTGAAGATGTATTTCTCTTTATACAGAGGAATACGCCCACGAAATCACATTTTAGCCTCAATGATCTAAAACGTGAAGATAAATCACTTTATCCACCTGCTGCGATTCGTGAAGGTCTCGTAAATGCTTTTGTTCACCGAGATTATAGTAATTTTGCAGGAGGGATTATAGTCAGCATTTATCCAAACAGACTGGAAATTAATAATACTGGTACTCTTCCTGATGGTGTCACATTAGGTAAACTTTCATCAGGGCAGATCTCAGTCTTGAGGAACCCTGATATAGCTCATGTTGTTTATCTGCGGGGATTAATGGAAAAGATGGGGCGCGGTAGTATAATGATCCAAAAATCTTGTGTAGATCATGGATTACCTATTCCCAGATGGTTCTGTGATAAGAACGGCGTTACTTTAATTTTCTATGCCCCGGAAGTTGCCCCGGAAGTTGCCCCGGAAGTTGCCCCGGAAGTTGCCCCGGAAGTCATAAAAGTATTACAAGTTTTAAAAGGAGAAATGTCACGCAAAGAGCTTCAAAAAAGTTTAAATCTAAAAGATGCTGAAAACTTTAGGAAAAAATACTTACTCCCCTCAATTAAAGGAGGATATATTGAAATGACAATTCCAGAGAAACCAAATAGCAGAAATCAAAAATATTGTCTAGAGAATAAAGGTAAAAAAATTTTAAAGTTACTTGAATTAGATTCATAGATTAAACAAATATTGACTTTGGAGATATTTTTTTGAAAAATATCATTTTGAAGGATTGACCATGATCACTATCCTAACATCATAATGTAATGGGGCAAAAGTTACACAATTACCTAAATTTATTATAACCTCAAAAACCTCCTGTTTTTCCACAAAATTACTACCTGCAAAAAATCCGCACCAGCTGCTACTTGTAAAAGAGGAATATACGGTTAGTCAGCGGTGATTTTTGGATACAGGATAACAAACTGCATAAAGTCTTTTGCCGGAAGGATTAGCTGAAAAAACAGGTCTCTAAAAAAAGCAAAAAAATTATTTAGCCTGGGCCTTGGCCCGGATCTTTTTGAGACGGACAATCTCGTCTCTTTCCATCTCATCAAGCCTCATCTTGATGAAGTCACGTCCCTCGCAGAGTTCAGGGATGACCTTGAACTCAAGGGCATTAACACGGCGTTTTGTGGACTCTATTTCGTCCAGGAGACGCTTCATGGTGGTCTCGATTTCAGCCGCCTCGATGATTGCCTCGACAAGCTCCTCAAAAGCCGTCGCGGTCTCATCGATTACGGCGGACGAACCGAGGATACCGTAGCCGCGGCCTGTAACAGTCTTTATGACTGACGAAGCCTCGATATCAGGGACGACGACACCCATGATATTCTTCTCCTTCAAAGAGATCTGTGGGTTTTCCTTGACAGCCATTGCAGCCGC harbors:
- a CDS encoding RNA-binding domain-containing protein, yielding MKFNKLNEYLMLGEEGQNIEFKEKCQNISHVGKIVCGFLNTSGGYILCGVDETGNIKGINITKSRLNSIEKNFQQNISPKVLISVELTEIEGKYILVIEVPAGKDVPYAYDDIVYIRADNITKKADIYTVQDMILRKQIETERWERRFSTANINDDLDQTEIFSTVKELSSRFKFRDRDNTSMILEDLSVSKYGRLTNGGDVLFGKNPAIRYPQVRVRASCYTSDKSDENYKDLKSFEGPLISTLEDVFLFIQRNTPTKSHFSLNDLKREDKSLYPPAAIREGLVNAFVHRDYSNFAGGIIVSIYPNRLEINNTGTLPDGVTLGKLSSGQISVLRNPDIAHVVYLRGLMEKMGRGSIMIQKSCVDHGLPIPRWFCDKNGVTLIFYAPEVAPEVAPEVAPEVAPEVIKVLQVLKGEMSRKELQKSLNLKDAENFRKKYLLPSIKGGYIEMTIPEKPNSRNQKYCLENKGKKILKLLELDS
- a CDS encoding Nif3-like dinuclear metal center hexameric protein gives rise to the protein MGKIKASYLFKRIEEKIPPNLALDNDKIGLTDRTGDCDFEVEKVLVLMDYLSPGAGDFTDYDSYDLLILHHPPAEKPPLPAYVIHSNWDIVRGGACDALADCLNVISEEVLDENTGLGRIGTLKCGPVPLSEFCRDVMEKLGINFIRTVNYRGDVMIERISLVSGFGLKNPGLIEKAQQKGADLFLSGDLVHSCAVAAKNSGFVLLDASHYATELPGLYKLGRVIEGLGVKANVIDTKIPWTVIH
- a CDS encoding V-type ATP synthase subunit D, giving the protein MALKDVKPTRSELINLKKKIKLSERGYNILKMKRDGLILEFFKVLEEAKKSRGALAEGYEHATKTIAVANTVEGSIRVKAAAMAVKENPQISLKEKNIMGVVVPDIEASSVIKTVTGRGYGILGSSAVIDETATAFEELVEAIIEAAEIETTMKRLLDEIESTKRRVNALEFKVIPELCEGRDFIKMRLDEMERDEIVRLKKIRAKAQAK
- a CDS encoding SAM-dependent methyltransferase HcgC family protein is translated as MTDSITCETGITPTVMTFFSDCTVYDLIDAVAGVKVLSVLEWMMKKRISPGKCLIMGSYLTGAKLADCLSEKSRVTVVDINPQTHFLLGDRVRVAGCIEEVSDERWDMIVDTTGFGGTDPKSLLKLRTPDVFIVENPCSDGSGDALKKINHSRKLLETMNAPAGGLLHSGGLNSKTSGTMTIAIEILRRSMEDALSMDGVLYAAASMEFYERILFKEKNPEKFVKSLKKNAFTVSSVNSVDCNDIITNNLGRLKSEVIDFGGGKNKGVLSF
- the hmdC gene encoding 5,10-methenyltetrahydromethanopterin hydrogenase cofactor biosynthesis protein HmdC; the protein is MEDVIRRAVSDPMAAWELSKTKKDPAEIVECVSRLDRNETMKLGMNFKRFPIGCDLTEVLVGTCASDLDKIDIMGNSFLSDSIGASVHVCAYAFADIAEANGMKGIDLFKEIRENTEVPLDLDHFGSYGPMRFPKEITGCSGWCYNQGPPFEGCPRDRIHVRLVDKEKEDLCDRDEWVKVSSSVAVNLTCVQGAEGHAAPLKEAVDVAGLAKKYGKPVEAIMFAGDGYEDLIKGFSSALDIGADIFVIEGGPFNRAENRLDAFSRAVAVARILAPGKIVVTNGAYEDECRIGLRSGLNGIITGFPKNHHGYMCGYSPGTAKRGRFGLPRVMQIIREEVKEGLTHAPIGKGELESLARAVKAAGQSNVYPEKIGYTYVGDAHWVSLPSTPLYERVSVKNTVSDIVKMADEGIIGESVALLGGRFVSWVIAKELDGRVDRIRISDADSWVEQVTVDNLSCGLKSEVCRAYSDDKAAYDQSDSTIICSTIPFLSEKISCGLKNSIKLV
- the hmd gene encoding 5,10-methenyltetrahydromethanopterin hydrogenase, which gives rise to MSIKKVAILGAGCYRTHAATGITNFARACEVAEKVGKPEIAMAHSTVIMGAELKYLAGIDNIVISDPSFGGEFTVVKDFDYNEVIKAHKDDPEKIMPKIREKVNELAKTVPKPPKGAIHFVHPEELGLKVTTDDREAVKDADLIITWLPKGDMQKGIIEKFAGDIKQGAIITHACTIPTTLFYKIFEDLGIADKVEVTSYHPGSVPENKGQVYIAEGYASKEAIDTMYELGKKARGNAFKLPAELLGPVCDMCAALTAITYAGLLAYRDAVMNILGAPAGFSQMMAKESLEQVNAYMNRVGIKHLEENLDPGVFLGTADSMNFGPIAEILPTVLKFLEKRSK
- a CDS encoding UPF0254 family protein, giving the protein MIKIATAECFTHGRIGMEIHAFSRGYFNDYVIDLDPEVYRLSLVASLFIPTLTGVRSILGFEPLKPEETIDDIKVYDQEKDNLMAVKMAEAVRSKTGADIGIGTTAGIGKGAIAVLTNDLKVVASSGMYADLRSSDVHQIMKREDYGVKKALLLLENVLKGEIKADKSEILYF
- a CDS encoding DUF4062 domain-containing protein — its product is MENKKKLTIFVSSTVYGFEELLDKTYTLLTKYGYEVWMSHKGTVPVFSDRSAFENCINAVVNCDLFLGLITPFYGSGRNGEEISITHQELKKAIELNKPRWLLVHDHVVFAKSLLKYLGYDTKLSRKKLSLGKNRIFDDLRVIDMYEEALISQKPLSKRSGNWVQKYYSDDDVIIFANAQFFRYQEVEAFVKENFEDYNHVSKAIRDSGGRL